In Pyrodictium occultum, the genomic window GCCTTCGTCGCCACCGGGGCCCCTATGAAGCCCGTCGAGGACCAGAATATGCATATAACCCTCAGGTTCCTCGGCAATATACCGTTGAGCATGGCCGATGAGATTGAGAAGGTGATAGCGGAGGCTGCGCCCAGGCGGGTGGTGATCCGGCTCCGGGGCGTCGGGGCCTTCCCCAGCGTCGCCAGGCCCCGGGTGATATGGGTGGGCGTCTCCGAGGGTGCCGAGGAGCTGGAGAGGCTCTACCGCGAGATAGAGCGGGGCCTTCGGAGGCTTGGCTTCAGGCCGGAGAGGGAGGAGTTCGTCCCGCACGTTACCCTCGCGAGGCTGAAGGGCTCCAGGAACCTGGACAGGGTGGTTAAGCTTCTCCAGGAGATGGCTGACGTCGAGGCGGGGGAGGTGGTGCTGGAGAGCGTGAGGCTGAAGCAGAGCATCCTCACCCCCCGCGGCCCCGTGTACAGGACGCTCCGGGAGGTGAGGGCCCGGGGCTAGTCCCTCTTTGCCCGCCGGTAGCGCCGCCAGATGGTTCTCCCCGCCTCGTCCTCGAGCGCCACGACGCGGTGGAGCGGTATAACGGTGCCGTCATCAAGCACTATGTGGCTGCTCGTGACCCTGGCTACCCGCTCCCGCGGTATCCTCCTCAGCCCGGTCGCCGTCCCCCTCTCGGCCACCACTATGAAGCCCCTGGCCCGGGTGTGGAAGAACCTGGC contains:
- the thpR gene encoding RNA 2',3'-cyclic phosphodiesterase codes for the protein MSVERVRAFIAVDIEEPGVVARLVQIRDAFVATGAPMKPVEDQNMHITLRFLGNIPLSMADEIEKVIAEAAPRRVVIRLRGVGAFPSVARPRVIWVGVSEGAEELERLYREIERGLRRLGFRPEREEFVPHVTLARLKGSRNLDRVVKLLQEMADVEAGEVVLESVRLKQSILTPRGPVYRTLREVRARG
- a CDS encoding DUF504 domain-containing protein → MPRRRGELEEAVARFFHTRARGFIVVAERGTATGLRRIPRERVARVTSSHIVLDDGTVIPLHRVVALEDEAGRTIWRRYRRAKRD